One Gemmatimonadaceae bacterium genomic window carries:
- a CDS encoding MarR family transcriptional regulator codes for MTTTATASSAIHLLRGAAAHIERTLGRALESHGITPAQFELLAAIARVEGTGGGCSELGRQMAAPGPDVTRMVDRLYAAGLVARERDSKDRRVVHAVMTEKGRALLQVVAPVVAAAEESIFEGVGEDELERLSDVLESIRTKSCGRTAESAV; via the coding sequence ACCGCTTCTTCGGCGATTCACCTCCTACGGGGAGCCGCGGCGCACATCGAGCGCACGCTCGGTCGCGCGCTGGAATCGCATGGCATCACGCCGGCGCAGTTCGAGCTCCTGGCGGCGATTGCCCGGGTCGAGGGGACTGGGGGCGGATGTAGCGAGCTGGGTCGGCAGATGGCGGCACCGGGTCCGGATGTCACCAGAATGGTCGACCGTCTCTATGCTGCCGGGTTGGTGGCGCGTGAGAGGGATAGTAAGGACCGCCGAGTGGTGCATGCGGTGATGACCGAGAAGGGGCGGGCGTTGCTCCAGGTGGTGGCGCCGGTGGTGGCGGCCGCCGAGGAATCGATCTTTGAGGGGGTCGGCGAGGACGAGCTGGAGCGGCTGTCGGACGTGTTGGAGTCGATCCGTACCAAGAGCTGCGGTCGGACCGCCGAATCGGCGGTCTGA